In Taeniopygia guttata chromosome 14, bTaeGut7.mat, whole genome shotgun sequence, the genomic window GGGTAATGTTTGGGAGGAGCCTTTCTTTTCCATGCTGTGCACGCCGCTGCCCATGGCCAAAGCCcggcagagcagccccaggacagCCTGGTGCACATCCCTGGTGTCAGCACCCCACCTCTCATCCCAGACTGCTGGCCTGGAGGGGGGGAGTTCAAAAACCTCGTGTAGTGTTGAATGTAGATCAAAAGAAATCAGGTGTGCGAATCCGTGTTGGTAAAATTGAAAATCTTAATCTCTTAGTCCATGGAAACTGCTCCTGGTTGAAGCATTACTGCATTCATCTTGTTGTAGCTCAGTAGTAATTATTCAGTTCCTGTACATTTTaacttggaaaagaaaaatcaataaagtctaaggctggcagcagctctgcaaaccCACCATGTACACTGTAATGTCAGTAATAAACTTGGTTTGCCATGTACCCAGCACTTATCTGCTCCTTCCTCGAGCCCAGAGCGGAACTGCAGCCCTTTAGCACATTGTAAACTCCGCTTCCTCTTTCAAGGGGAGCTGGAATTACGCCTTTGAAGCTCCACAATGAAGTCAGCACTGCCCTTTCTTTGAAGAACAAACCGCAGGGGTGGTGCTGTCCCTCTGtcagctcctggggacacagcctggCTCCGGGGCTGCTGTAACCCTTGTGGCACGCACACAGAGGCACTGgctcagctcctggccctgtcCAGAGGCTGCTCATCCAGGCAGAgattccctctgctcctggcttgGCATGGCTTCAGCTGCACCTCAGAATTCCAGGACCAccaaggctggaaaagatctccagGATCATAAAGTCCAGcctgtgccccatccccagagcactgagtgccacatccagtcctTCCCTGGGCACCTGCAGGGGTGGGagctccaccagctccctgggcagccccttccagtggTTAGCCACCTTtaccatgaagaaattcctcctgctctgcGGCCTGAacatcccctggcacagctcttgTCCTGTTGGCAGCACAGCTGGTtgtgtggcagggctgggcaggtgTGTGCTGCCTGCTctcagcctggcagggcaggtTGCTGTGGTTCAGCCTTGCTGAGGTCACCCACCTTCTCCTCCCCCCAGCCAGTGTCACAGAAAACCTCGTGGGTGCAAAAAACCCCTCACCACCTTTATTAAACGAGTATTTACAAGCAGCAGCAAGTCCCCGAGGACAAAGCTTTTCTCTGCAGTGACTCAGTGTGGCACAGCCGGGCCGTGCTCAGCCATTCACCCAGGCTGGAGCCttcagctgtgtcccagcaggatTGCTGCCTCTCAAAGCCCCTTTTTCCTCTGGAGAGCCGAGCCATTGCCAGTGGCTGTTCCCTGGAGCTGGGTGATGGCTCAGAGTCTCTTGGCAGCCGGGCAGATGTCTTGGTTGAGGCACTGGCTGCAGCGAGGCTTCACAGGCAGGCAGGTCTGCTGCCCAAAGCCCACCAGGAGCCAGTTGATCTCCTTCCAGAGTTCCCTGCAGTGAGGGGACAAACGGCACCGGTGCCATGCAGCTGCTTGGAAGGGGTGAGAACAGCCCGTGGTGGTATTGGGATCCCTTTCCCCTTCTGCTGTTCCTCCTGGAGGTGAGTCCCAGCCCTCCCAGATCCCTGCTGAGAACAGCCCTCCCCacctttcctgctcctgctgggctgggggggagCAATGCCTGTGCTCAGGCACGTGCCAGACGTGGAAATGTCTCTGTACGTGCCAGCTGGTGTTTGATATGAAAATTAACCACAGTGAAGGCCAAAatccagccctgggctgaggctgctgcGGCCACTGGGCTCAGCAAGGCCCTGAGTGGAAAAGCACCTGGCTTGGGTCATGGTCAGCTTGGTAAGGCAAAAATCAGGGATCAAGAGCCCCACTAGTGGTGACTGATCCACCTGACAGCAACAGAACCACCACGCAGgtgagatgctgctgctgtagcTCTGGCAGAGGGGAAACACCTGCAGCTACTGCAGCTctggaaggaggaaggagccaAAATGCCATCCCTGAAACCGCCCCAAGCAGGACTTTGTGCAGacagggctcctgcagccagcaggggctcagagctcacctgggcagccACTCCTCCAGTGCCACCCGAGTCTCCTCGGGGCTCTTGGTCTCCTTCTTCACCCACTTGAGCCTGTTGGAGATCCTGTGCACGTGGGTGTccacagctggggagggagagCCCAGACTTTAGGTGGGGCAGGCACACCTGAACGGAGAGAGCAGAGCCAAAGCTGCCTGTGACAGCCCcaggcccagggcagggcttcccccggggcagcaggagcagctggctggAATGGGAGcgcagggcaggggaggctcACTCCAAGAACAAACATTTTCCACCCTGGCCTGGATCCAAAAGCATTTGGGGCATGTGTCTGTCTCTGCCAAGGCTCCCCTGCTCCATGGAGCAGGCACAGGGCCTGGCTCCCGTTCCCTCTGCACCTCCTCATCCTCCCGGAGTTTCAGCTGAAGTTACGCAAATCGTGATCTCTGCCCCTTCCTCTGCCCGCATGGAAAACACATTTCATAACACCCACCAGCAGAGAGGGCTTGGGAGGCTTAGAGCAGTGTTTATAATGTGCTTTGAGCTCAAAAGCTCTGAATGCAAAGTGTGTTATTGTTAGATCAGCAGTGATAAACCTGTCTCTGGGGCTAATTGGGCAAACCCCAGGAAATGGCTGTAAACAGGAAGACTAAGCCTTGCCTCCCAAATCAAAACCCAGCACACAATTATTTGCAAAGCTCTTGGCTGGTTTGGCTGCCTCTGGACTTCCCCACAGCAGGAGAACAACAGACCCCAAGGGCTGCtggaagcagggcaggggccACGGCCTGTCCAGCTGATGGTcaccagaggagctgcaggatccAGCTCCCGCCCACTCACtcttctgcctttcccagggCTCTTCCATCAAGCAGCACATCCTTTTGGAACACTCATCTGTCCCCAGGGGCCTCAGGCCAGGACCTGCAGGTGATGGTCCAGCCCCATCTGGCACCAGCTCCCCAGAGCTGTGACTTCCCTTGGGAATTTCTGCTATCAAATTTGGGGtggaacagcagctgctcaaaTCCCACAACTCCCTGAGTGAGTGGCTGAGGGTCACATTGCTCCCCCACCTCTGCAGACGACCGAACCAAAGGGGTCTTAccaggctgctggggctgcagtgcttcccccctgcctgggggatgggttgggatttgggagagggATGGGGAACACACAGTGCAGGTTACCTATGCCAGCCACGCTGTCCCAGGCAATGTGCATGGCCAAATGGGCCATTTTGGGCCCAACTCCTGGCAGCTGCACCAGCTCCTCCACAGTGCTGGGGATGTCACCCCCGTACTTCTGCTTCAGGATGGCTGTGGTCTGCTTGATGTACTTCACCTTGTTCTGGAAAACCAAGGGGAAAGGCACACAGTCCaagctgccctccagcacagggaaaacagcacaCAGCCCAGAAAATCAACCCTTCCTGAGTGTGTGTTACAGGTGAGGCCACACATGGCAGCTGTGGAGGACACAGAGCCTTGACTTCGACATGAAATCAAAACTCTGAGAGCTGGGAGCTCCAAGCTCCCTGCACACTCCAGGCCCTGCAGCCAACAATCCCATCCTGCTGGCAACACAAAGTGCCAAAACCGGTGTAAAACCCGGCTTCTAGCCTGACCCCAGGGAGAGAGCTCCCCaccaggagggcacagggggtTCCCCCGTGTCCCTGCACTCACCCTCCAGAAGCCCACGGGATAAATGATCTGGCCCAGGGTCTCATCATCCATCTGCAGCACGCTGTCCACGCTGAGGCCGCGCCGGCGCAGGCGCAGCATGGCAGCGCTCGTCACCTGGTCCTTGGTCTGGCTGGACAGCATcagggccagcagcacctgGTAGCGCATCACCTGGTGACAGATTGGACCCCAAATGAGCACACAGAACtttggtaagttcaaaagagagaaaaaaaaacagttttattttatttaaacatctgGTAGTTATAGAATTCTAAACGTGAcatggattggaggatggaattaccacctctccacTACACTGGTCTAAAGATCAATCAATAATTTCTCTCTACCCatagagaaatatgtaaactattctatttacACATGGAATTGTGTGGGAACTTtgactctcaaatatgtaaatattattAGAAGgttaaagaagttttatgaacTTTAGAACTTTCAAAtgaactataaaagaaaacacttttaaaaatcagggcaacaacctggggacacagggatgccCTGGGGGGATCTGGGAGGATCCAGCACCTCTGGCACCACCCTCAGTGCAGGGTGTGCTCCCACCCTTCAGCCCTATCTGCCTACAAGTTACCAGAAGGCTATAACAAGAATAATCAATAACCTTTTAATTCCACCACACAATAAAGGGAGGAAAGAAGCACCTCCAAGCTCAGCTGTCAGTATTTGTGAGGGCAgggagctctgcctgctgggatCTCACTCCAAAGACACCAGTGCTGAGCCACAAAGAGCTGGACAAAGCTTTTCCTGAGGATGGCATTCCCAGGAGACCCACAGGATGCACAGGCACAAATGCCCAATGATTTTTCGTGCATCTTTTGAAAGCTGCATCTTTAAGCAGCTTTTGAAAATCCCAACCCTTTCCCACTAGGCTTCAGTGGGAACTGGGTGTCTGGCTCCAGTGAGCTCCTCAGGGAACCAACTCTGAACAACTAGGAAGACAGAGACTGGGAGAAGAAGGACAAATCCCAGGaatccctctgctgctgccaagcaGGGTTTAGCCAGGCCATCACCTCCTATTTCCCAATTCTTTCTCTCCAGATGTGACTCCATCCTAGCAGAGCGACGAGGATGATGCAACTAACCCAAGATGACCCAGGATAACCTGGGACACAATCCTCCCTCCAGCTCTCTTGCAAAGTTTACAAAACCACAGGTGCACCAGGAAAAATCCCTGCGTGAGTGGAAGCAGGATAATCTCATGGTACAAAGAAATGCTGTGAGGAGCTGAGAGTTACAACATCCACTTCTTGGAAGCACCAAGGCAGCTTCCCCAGGGAAGAGAAGCTATTTCCGTGGGCTCCCCTGgccccacagctgccagcccacgTGGCTGAGAGCGTGTGAGGCTCTCTGGCTCCGGGGTCACAGCTCATCCTTCTCCCCAGGgacccaagggcaggatgcCAGCAGCAAGGACAGCGTTCCATGTGCCGAGGCTGTCCAGCTGTGTCCTCCAGAGCTCTCCCTCAGAGCCCAGCACGTcccactgctgctctgagcctgccTCTGCATGATCCCCACATTCCCACTCCAGAGGCGCCTGCTGCTCCAAGTCCGAGGGGTTGGATTAGATGGTCTCTGAAGTCACTTCCAACCCCAtcaattctgggattctgtgatcctcacattcccactccagtggctcccactgctcctccAAGCCTGCCCCTGTGTGCTTCCCACATTCCTCTGCATTCCACCTGGCTGGATACTTTCCTTGGAGTCCTACAGagatttttaaggaaaaaaaaagaatgtggCTTCACACCGtgctgccagccagctccaTAAAGCAGCGCTGCCCCTCACGTGGGACCAATCCCAGCCCAGAGTCCTGATCCAGTTTCTGTCCTGGAAATAACCCAAGTGGGACAGATCCAGGGGCAGCATGAGCACGAGGGAggctgtgctttgctgtgcctgctggagctggcagcaggatgcTGTTCCCTGTGGGAATGCTGTTACCCATGGATGGTGTTCCCTCTGGGAATGATGTTACCCATGGATGGTGTTCCCTGTGGGGATGCTGTTCCCTCTGGGAATGCTGTTACCCGTGGATGGTATTCCCTCTGGGAATGTTGTTACCCCCATGGATGCTGTTCCCTGTGGGAATGCTGTTACCCATGGATATTGTTCCCTCTGGGAATGCTGTTACCCATGGATGCTGTTCCCTCTGGGAACTCTGTTACCCATTGATGTTGTTCCCTTTGGGAATGCTGTTCCCTCTGGGAATGCTGTTCCCCGTGGATGTTGTTCCCTCTGGGAATGCTGTTCCTTGTGGGAATGCTGTTACCCATGGATGCTGTTTCCTATGGGAATGCTGTTCTCTGTGGGATACTGTTACCCATGGATGGTGTTCCCTTTGGGAATGCTGTTCCCTGTGGGAATGCTGTTCCCTGTGGGAATGCTGTTACCCATGGATTCTATTCCCTCTGGGAATGCTGTTCCCTGTGGGAATGCTGTTACCCATGGATTCTATTCCCTCTGGGAATGCTGTTCCCTGCGGGAATGCTGTTACCTCTGGAGGTGCACTGCTGTCGTAGCACGTCTGCACTCCCATCTCATCCACGGgagcatccctgctgctcctcatgtCCCGGAtgcgctgcagctgctcccgccAGTGCGGCGGCTCCCAGCGCGCCCGCCGGGGCTCGGCCCCCTCGCCCTGCCCCGCTTCATAGGCGATGGCCgggctcttcctcctcctgctccgcCGTGGGACGCCGGGCCTGCCCTGGGTCGGGCTCCCTGCACGGCACAGCAGaggtgccaggctgcaggaaCGCTGCCCTCACCCCTCACAGAGCTCGGTGACAGCCCCATGTGCCACCAGCCACCATGGGGACCCTGAGCAGGGTGAGTTCCCTGCCCTGAGTCCCAGCCCAAGCACTGAACATCCCCCGGTGCCAAGCAGAGCCAGCACGGGGCGAGGGAGGGACCTGCGAAACAACTGGCACCAGGTGCCAACAGTGGGGTCACATGTCACGCGATGGGGACAGTGTCCCAAACACAGGTGAGGCTGCTGGAGGTgcatccccagcccagcacagccacatcCCTCGCTCCGAGGGGGACGTGACAAGGACACCCAgaccctgtccccagccaggctgcagcctggtgcagccccagctgctccccgtgcccagcacagccccgaTCCCCCGATCCCCCttccaaggcagcagctccccctcTCCCGCACGCCCTGTGTCCTCGATTCCCTCTTCCCATACCCCCAGGAAGCCGTGATCCCTCTCTCATATCTCCATCCCCTGTCCAGTATCCTCACTCCTGTCCATCCCCTGCTCGTACCCCATCCCCTGCCCACACCCACAATTTCCTGCCCTGTACCCTGATTCCCTGCTCATA contains:
- the NTHL1 gene encoding endonuclease III-like protein 1 isoform X2; its protein translation is MSAARPGLRRLRSAAGSGGSPTQGRPGVPRRSRRRKSPAIAYEAGQGEGAEPRRARWEPPHWREQLQRIRDMRSSRDAPVDEMGVQTCYDSSAPPEVMRYQVLLALMLSSQTKDQVTSAAMLRLRRRGLSVDSVLQMDDETLGQIIYPVGFWRNKVKYIKQTTAILKQKYGGDIPSTVEELVQLPGVGPKMAHLAMHIAWDSVAGIAVDTHVHRISNRLKWVKKETKSPEETRVALEEWLPRELWKEINWLLVGFGQQTCLPVKPRCSQCLNQDICPAAKRL
- the NTHL1 gene encoding endonuclease III-like protein 1 isoform X1, translating into MSAARPGLRRLRSAAGSGGSPTQGRPGVPRRSRRRKSPAIAYEAGQGEGAEPRRARWEPPHWREQLQRIRDMRSSRDAPVDEMGVQTCYDSSAPPEDSKESIQPGGMQRNVGSTQGQAWRSSGSHWSGNVMRYQVLLALMLSSQTKDQVTSAAMLRLRRRGLSVDSVLQMDDETLGQIIYPVGFWRNKVKYIKQTTAILKQKYGGDIPSTVEELVQLPGVGPKMAHLAMHIAWDSVAGIAVDTHVHRISNRLKWVKKETKSPEETRVALEEWLPRELWKEINWLLVGFGQQTCLPVKPRCSQCLNQDICPAAKRL
- the NTHL1 gene encoding endonuclease III-like protein 1, with the protein product MSAARPGLRRLRSAAGSGGSPTQGRPGVPRRSRRRKSPAIAYEAGQGEGAEPRRARWEPPHWREQLQRIRDMRSSRDAPVDEMGVQTCYDSSAPPEVMRYQVLLALMLSSQTKDQVTSAAMLRLRRRGLSVDSVLQMDDETLGQIIYPVGFWRNKVKYIKQTTAILKQKYGGDIPSTVEELVQLPGVGPKMAHLAMHIAWDSVAGIGVPAPPKVWALPPQLWTPTCTGSPTGSSG